In Chroogloeocystis siderophila 5.2 s.c.1, a genomic segment contains:
- a CDS encoding GNAT family N-acetyltransferase: MTHDPSDSVNTSSVYVRELEIDDLAPVYHLGEKLFTSDLYPYLYRTWDKWEVIGLYNTDPEYCLVAEIDGELAGFILGTVITKGSWTYGYIIWLGVNPNFQRRGVGDTLVDKLIERMIEDGARFMLVDTDPANVPAVKFFQRKGFGNSRQHIFLSMNLSKNEYYGRLIAYERQKAERAGYKRSRPAALSRKPEGIPGEVALNSLVDENNQQ; the protein is encoded by the coding sequence ATGACGCATGATCCGAGCGATTCGGTAAATACATCCTCAGTTTATGTCCGCGAGCTAGAAATTGATGACCTTGCTCCTGTCTATCACTTGGGAGAAAAGTTATTTACCAGTGATTTATATCCTTACTTGTACCGTACGTGGGATAAGTGGGAAGTGATCGGACTTTATAACACCGATCCTGAATACTGTCTCGTTGCAGAAATCGACGGTGAACTCGCAGGATTTATCTTAGGAACTGTCATTACAAAAGGTTCTTGGACATACGGTTACATTATCTGGTTAGGAGTTAACCCCAATTTTCAACGCCGTGGTGTCGGTGACACGTTGGTAGACAAACTTATTGAACGCATGATTGAAGATGGAGCGCGGTTTATGCTCGTTGATACCGATCCTGCGAATGTACCTGCAGTGAAATTTTTTCAACGCAAGGGCTTTGGTAACAGCCGTCAGCACATCTTCTTATCGATGAATTTAAGTAAAAATGAATACTATGGTAGGCTCATTGCTTACGAACGGCAAAAAGCAGAAAGGGCAGGTTATAAGCGATCGCGTCCTGCTGCACTATCACGCAAACCCGAAGGTATTCCTGGTGAGGTTGCCCTCAATTCTCTAGTAGACGAAAATAATCAGCAGTGA
- the recJ gene encoding single-stranded-DNA-specific exonuclease RecJ, protein MPEQPQWLIPSFASPPEWFIQAVSNYCPSSSGKFAAQLLWQRGIQDQESLDTFVNPQAYKAASPFEFGKEMHQAVTRLQQARDRREKVAIWGDFDADGITSTAVLWDGLGQFFNQNADLFYYIPNRITESHGLNCQGIDILAQRGTQLIVTCDTGSTNITEIEYAQQLGIDVIVTDHHTLPPERPSVVAIINPRYLPDEHQLFHLSGVAVAYKLVEALYQELPNIPQQPLEDLLDLVAIGLIADLVQLSGDCRYLAQVGIAKMQRDFKQPAAQRRRPGVGKLLELCQKSGDRPTDISFGLGPRINAVSRIHGDASFCVELLTSRDLERIEQLAQDTELANSRRKSLQKDVAQQVTAKLQQLDLSTTSVIVLEDPQWSAGVLGLVAGQVAQETGRPTILLSTEGINEVTKNTSTALARGSARSVNQIDLYQLVKDQAHLLHRFGGHPFAAGLSLAVENIPLFSEAINQRLRQSLSSNLTSPTIQADLVCTVQDLGKDLFWELKLLEPCGMGNPVPKLLIQNCWFENAWHRNIRDAQGKEVKYIKTEFILRDDSTRKGFPGIWWGHYREEIPPGRCNVIVELDYNSYSDPIKGKKPQYEVRLIAVRATETTVNSTVQSHLSQIIDWRNQDSITHLATQQPILLLETCPNSWDDLRTWFKRSLGEKKQLVLAWKKPQFLSPNQIWLSLLGIAKYISRTGQTVTRFQLCQKLGVSDQTLKPGFQALSSIGFSISSVDRGFIITWQPQAIVSEAQCLQVIEKFLMAVQEEQFQQQYFSTVPLATIQAIVRGSS, encoded by the coding sequence ATGCCTGAACAACCGCAGTGGCTTATACCATCTTTTGCATCACCGCCTGAATGGTTTATCCAGGCTGTCAGTAATTACTGTCCTAGCTCATCAGGTAAATTTGCTGCACAGCTACTTTGGCAACGCGGAATTCAAGACCAAGAAAGCTTAGATACGTTTGTCAATCCTCAAGCTTACAAAGCTGCAAGCCCGTTTGAATTTGGCAAAGAAATGCATCAAGCGGTAACGCGATTGCAGCAAGCACGCGATCGCCGCGAAAAAGTCGCGATTTGGGGAGACTTTGACGCCGATGGGATTACTTCAACCGCCGTACTTTGGGATGGTCTAGGACAGTTTTTTAACCAAAATGCTGACTTATTTTATTACATACCCAATCGCATTACAGAGTCACACGGTCTTAACTGCCAAGGAATTGATATTCTTGCCCAACGAGGTACGCAGTTAATCGTTACTTGCGATACAGGTAGCACAAATATTACAGAAATTGAATACGCCCAACAACTTGGTATCGATGTCATTGTCACGGACCATCATACATTACCGCCAGAGCGCCCGTCGGTTGTGGCAATTATCAATCCCCGCTATTTACCAGACGAGCATCAATTATTTCATCTTTCTGGTGTTGCTGTTGCGTATAAACTCGTAGAAGCATTATATCAAGAATTACCTAACATTCCTCAACAACCATTAGAAGATTTACTCGATTTAGTCGCAATTGGTTTGATAGCAGACCTGGTGCAACTTTCAGGAGATTGTCGCTATTTGGCGCAGGTGGGTATTGCCAAGATGCAGCGCGACTTCAAGCAGCCAGCCGCACAACGGCGACGTCCAGGCGTTGGCAAGTTATTAGAATTGTGTCAGAAAAGCGGCGATCGCCCGACAGATATTTCCTTTGGTCTTGGTCCGCGTATCAATGCTGTGAGTCGGATTCACGGCGACGCGAGTTTTTGTGTCGAATTACTCACAAGCCGTGACTTAGAACGTATTGAGCAACTAGCACAAGATACAGAACTTGCAAATTCTCGGCGTAAATCTTTACAAAAAGATGTTGCACAACAAGTTACAGCCAAACTACAGCAGCTAGATTTATCGACGACGAGCGTCATTGTTTTAGAAGATCCTCAGTGGTCTGCGGGTGTTCTTGGTTTAGTCGCAGGACAAGTCGCGCAAGAAACAGGACGCCCGACAATCTTATTAAGTACCGAAGGAATCAACGAAGTTACAAAAAACACCTCTACCGCCTTAGCACGTGGTTCAGCACGTTCGGTCAATCAAATTGATTTGTATCAGTTAGTCAAAGATCAAGCACATCTATTACATCGTTTTGGCGGACACCCTTTCGCCGCTGGATTGAGTTTAGCAGTCGAGAATATTCCTTTATTTTCTGAGGCGATTAATCAAAGATTACGACAATCTTTAAGTAGTAACCTGACATCACCAACAATTCAAGCGGATTTGGTGTGTACTGTTCAAGACTTAGGCAAAGACCTCTTTTGGGAATTAAAATTACTCGAACCGTGCGGAATGGGAAATCCTGTACCTAAACTGTTGATTCAAAACTGCTGGTTTGAAAATGCTTGGCATCGTAACATTCGAGATGCACAAGGTAAAGAAGTCAAATATATCAAAACAGAATTCATCCTGCGTGATGATTCGACTAGAAAAGGATTTCCTGGTATCTGGTGGGGGCATTACCGTGAAGAAATTCCTCCAGGGCGGTGCAATGTCATCGTAGAACTTGATTACAATTCCTACTCAGATCCAATAAAAGGTAAAAAGCCACAGTATGAGGTACGGTTAATTGCAGTTCGCGCTACTGAAACTACGGTTAACTCTACGGTTCAAAGTCATCTAAGCCAGATTATAGATTGGCGAAATCAAGATAGTATAACGCATCTAGCTACTCAACAACCAATTTTGCTACTGGAGACTTGCCCAAATAGTTGGGATGATTTACGTACTTGGTTTAAGCGATCGCTTGGCGAAAAAAAACAGCTAGTGCTAGCCTGGAAAAAGCCACAATTTCTTTCACCCAATCAAATTTGGCTTTCGTTACTCGGAATTGCAAAATATATCAGTCGCACTGGTCAAACTGTTACGCGGTTTCAACTATGTCAAAAACTAGGGGTCAGCGATCAAACTCTCAAACCAGGATTTCAAGCTCTCAGTAGTATAGGTTTTAGTATTAGTTCTGTTGATCGAGGTTTTATCATTACTTGGCAACCACAAGCCATTGTATCTGAAGCGCAATGTTTGCAAGTTATTGAAAAATTCTTAATGGCTGTGCAAGAAGAACAATTTCAACAACAATACTTTTCAACTGTTCCGTTAGCTACTATTCAAGCAATTGTACGCGGCTCAAGCTGA
- the ctpB gene encoding carboxyl-terminal processing protease CtpB codes for MHQYTKRFSLLHFALFSGAIATTLTMSVLPVRSVRAAMQDSPKALVDEVWQLVNREYVDSTFNKVNWQLSRQNLLSKNYTSKEQAYNAIRAELEKLGDPYTRFLDPQQFAALTDQTAGELSGVGIRMEVNEQTKRLTVVEAIENSPALKAGLRSGDEILAIDGKPTQGLDVQQASNMIRGKAGTPVNLRIGRSGQQNLDVRITRAKIEVPTVRYSVKQEGKNRVGYISLREFNAHAAEQMQRAIYDLNRQQVDGYVLDLRGNPGGLLQASIEIARMWLDTGDIVRTVDRRGKSEKIAANRSSLVKQPVAVLVDGNSASASEILAGALKDNNRAVVVGSQTFGKALVQSVHSLSDGSGLAITIAHYYTPKGTDISHKGITPDVKIDLTEAQVRQLATNPNLVGTQNDPQYARAIAVLGTNSLAQTAPNQPLKPISIR; via the coding sequence ATGCATCAATATACCAAACGCTTCTCGTTGCTCCATTTTGCTTTATTTAGCGGCGCGATCGCCACGACGTTAACGATGTCTGTACTTCCAGTACGTTCTGTCCGCGCCGCCATGCAAGACAGTCCAAAAGCCTTAGTAGACGAAGTTTGGCAGTTGGTAAACCGCGAGTATGTCGATAGCACCTTCAACAAAGTTAATTGGCAACTCAGCCGACAAAACCTTTTAAGCAAGAACTATACCTCTAAGGAACAAGCCTACAATGCAATTCGTGCAGAACTAGAGAAACTGGGCGATCCTTACACGCGCTTTCTCGATCCGCAACAGTTTGCAGCCCTCACAGATCAAACTGCCGGAGAACTCTCTGGCGTTGGGATCCGCATGGAAGTCAACGAACAAACTAAGCGTCTGACTGTGGTAGAAGCTATCGAAAATTCTCCGGCACTCAAAGCTGGGCTTAGATCAGGTGACGAGATCCTCGCGATTGATGGCAAACCAACCCAAGGGTTAGATGTTCAGCAAGCTTCTAACATGATTCGCGGTAAGGCGGGGACGCCTGTCAATTTAAGAATCGGACGTTCTGGGCAACAAAATTTAGACGTGAGAATTACGCGGGCTAAAATCGAAGTACCGACAGTACGCTATTCTGTCAAACAAGAAGGCAAAAATCGCGTTGGTTACATTAGCTTAAGAGAGTTTAATGCGCACGCCGCAGAACAAATGCAACGGGCGATCTACGATCTCAACCGCCAACAAGTAGATGGCTATGTCTTAGACTTACGGGGTAATCCTGGCGGGTTGTTGCAAGCGAGTATTGAAATTGCGCGGATGTGGCTGGATACGGGTGATATTGTTCGTACTGTAGACCGACGCGGAAAAAGTGAAAAAATTGCCGCTAATCGGTCATCCTTAGTAAAGCAGCCTGTCGCGGTTCTTGTCGATGGCAATTCGGCTAGCGCGAGTGAGATTTTGGCAGGAGCACTCAAAGATAATAATCGAGCCGTTGTTGTCGGTAGTCAAACTTTTGGTAAAGCATTAGTGCAATCGGTGCATTCACTTTCTGATGGTTCCGGCTTGGCAATTACGATCGCACATTACTACACTCCCAAAGGTACAGATATTAGCCATAAGGGAATCACGCCTGATGTCAAAATTGACTTAACTGAAGCACAGGTACGTCAGCTAGCAACTAACCCAAACTTAGTTGGTACTCAAAACGATCCGCAGTATGCCCGCGCGATCGCGGTTCTAGGGACAAATTCCTTGGCTCAAACTGCACCCAATCAACCACTAAAACCAATCAGCATTCGCTAG
- a CDS encoding response regulator transcription factor: MSAQLLLVDDEPGLREAVKDYLQESGFTVQVASNAQEGWELLQQTTPDLVISDIMMPQVDGYQFLKQMRDDPRFQTLPVVFLTAKGMTTDRIQGYQAGVDAYLPKPFDPDELIAIVENLIARRTATHSGELGETPDIADLANQIAQIKALLTQRQGITTTPAPIKIDLTPREQSVLNLVTEGLMNKEIARRLQTSVRNVEKYVSRLFSKTGTNSRTELVRFALEHGLTK, translated from the coding sequence ATGTCCGCACAACTTTTACTGGTAGACGATGAACCAGGCTTGCGAGAAGCTGTAAAAGATTACTTGCAAGAAAGTGGTTTTACGGTGCAGGTGGCTAGTAATGCGCAAGAGGGATGGGAATTGCTACAGCAAACTACCCCTGATTTAGTCATCTCTGACATCATGATGCCACAAGTAGATGGCTACCAATTTCTAAAACAAATGCGGGACGATCCTCGTTTCCAAACTTTACCCGTTGTGTTTCTCACGGCAAAAGGTATGACTACAGATCGCATTCAAGGCTATCAAGCAGGGGTGGATGCTTATTTACCAAAGCCCTTTGATCCCGATGAATTGATCGCCATTGTGGAAAACTTAATTGCGCGTCGTACCGCCACACACTCAGGTGAATTGGGCGAAACACCTGATATTGCCGATTTAGCCAATCAAATTGCTCAAATTAAAGCACTGTTGACTCAGCGTCAAGGTATTACAACAACTCCGGCTCCGATTAAAATTGACTTAACGCCGAGAGAACAAAGTGTTTTAAATCTCGTTACCGAAGGGCTAATGAATAAGGAAATCGCCCGTCGTTTACAAACTAGCGTGCGTAATGTCGAAAAGTACGTTAGTCGCTTGTTTAGCAAAACAGGTACAAATAGTCGCACTGAACTAGTACGCTTTGCGCTAGAACATGGTTTGACGAAATAA
- a CDS encoding PHP domain-containing protein, which produces MAVEFAQTHASSQALKQVFQKVNAQSCPRHFNFHLHTVHSDGRLHPEELIQQAIAIGLQDLAITDHHTVSGYQVAQRYLNELKLSNPHLEYTAPRIWKGVEINANLLDVDVHILGYAFDHKHLSIAPYLQRKTTTGKAYQANNVIAAIHQAGGLAVLAHPARYKRSPQDLIPAAAFLGIDGVESFYAYDNPQPWRPSATETQRVQQLARHHNLLSTCGTDTHGLSLLKRL; this is translated from the coding sequence ATGGCTGTCGAATTCGCCCAAACTCATGCATCGTCGCAGGCTTTAAAGCAGGTCTTCCAAAAGGTTAATGCCCAAAGTTGTCCGCGACATTTTAATTTTCATCTGCACACAGTCCACTCGGATGGTCGATTGCACCCAGAAGAGTTAATTCAACAGGCGATCGCAATTGGTTTACAAGACCTAGCGATTACCGATCATCACACTGTTAGTGGTTATCAAGTCGCGCAGCGCTACCTCAATGAATTAAAGTTAAGCAACCCTCACTTAGAGTACACTGCACCACGAATCTGGAAGGGTGTAGAAATTAATGCCAACTTATTGGATGTAGACGTTCACATCTTGGGGTACGCGTTTGATCATAAACACTTGAGTATCGCGCCTTATTTACAACGAAAAACCACGACTGGTAAGGCGTATCAAGCAAATAATGTCATCGCCGCAATTCATCAAGCAGGTGGGTTAGCAGTACTTGCGCATCCCGCACGTTATAAGCGATCGCCGCAAGACTTAATTCCCGCAGCAGCTTTTTTAGGAATCGATGGCGTAGAAAGTTTTTACGCATACGACAATCCTCAGCCTTGGCGTCCTAGTGCTACTGAAACCCAACGGGTGCAACAATTAGCAAGACATCATAACTTATTAAGTACCTGTGGCACTGATACTCACGGCTTAAGCTTATTAAAACGTCTATAA
- the coaD gene encoding pantetheine-phosphate adenylyltransferase, with the protein MIAIYPGSFDPITLGHLDIIERGCRLFERVVVAVLRNPNKTPLFSVQQRLEQIRISTSHLANVEIDSFDGLTVKYAQMRQAQVLLRGLRAISDFEAELQMAHTNKTLAAHVETVFLATSNEHSFLSSSVVKEIAKFGGSVDHLVPQHVALDIYRCHTKTP; encoded by the coding sequence GTGATTGCTATTTATCCTGGAAGCTTTGACCCAATTACTTTGGGACACCTTGATATCATTGAGCGTGGCTGTCGCCTCTTTGAGCGCGTCGTTGTCGCTGTGTTGCGTAACCCAAACAAGACGCCATTGTTTTCAGTACAACAACGGTTAGAGCAGATCCGGATTTCAACATCTCATTTGGCGAATGTAGAAATAGACAGCTTTGACGGTTTGACGGTAAAGTACGCCCAAATGCGGCAAGCACAAGTTCTCCTACGGGGTTTACGCGCAATTTCTGACTTTGAAGCGGAACTGCAAATGGCGCACACGAATAAAACGCTTGCTGCGCATGTCGAGACAGTTTTTTTGGCAACTTCTAATGAGCATAGTTTCTTAAGTAGTAGTGTGGTGAAAGAAATTGCCAAATTTGGTGGTTCCGTCGATCATCTTGTTCCTCAGCACGTTGCCCTAGATATCTACCGATGTCACACCAAGACCCCTTAA
- the dnaA gene encoding chromosomal replication initiator protein DnaA: protein MELSLESLWSQVLERLQEKLTRPTFETWIKTASAQQLENNCLVICTPNPFARNWLQKYYIKTIVGVVEEILGHPVEVQITVAKDNGVTSVSEPEVAWPVPIEPNVALLNNRPKPIELNPKYVFSRFVVGANSRMAHAAALAVAESPGREFNPLFLCGGVGLGKTHLMQAIGHYRLEMCPNSRIFYVSTEQFTNDLIASIRKDSMQSFREHYRAADVLLVDDIQFIEGKEYTQEEFFHTFNTLHEAGKQVVLASDRPPNQIPRLQERLCSRFSMGLIADIQPPDLETRMAILQKKAEYENMRLPREVIEYIAFNYKSNIRELEGALIRAVAYISISGLSMNVENIAPVLNPPVEKVEAFPDAVLMVVADEFDVSVEDLKGNSRRREISWARQIGMYLMRQHTDLSLPRIGEEFGGKDHTTVIYSCDKIAQLRENDTNLAQTLRELSDRINLASRHSS, encoded by the coding sequence GTGGAACTTTCGCTTGAAAGTCTGTGGAGTCAGGTACTAGAACGTCTACAGGAGAAGTTAACTCGACCCACCTTCGAGACTTGGATTAAAACGGCTAGCGCGCAGCAACTCGAAAATAATTGTTTGGTTATTTGTACCCCTAACCCGTTTGCGCGTAATTGGTTACAAAAGTACTACATCAAAACGATTGTCGGCGTAGTTGAGGAAATTCTCGGTCATCCTGTCGAGGTTCAGATTACCGTAGCCAAGGATAATGGCGTAACTTCGGTGAGCGAACCTGAAGTCGCTTGGCCAGTACCGATTGAACCAAATGTAGCACTGCTGAATAACCGACCTAAACCAATCGAATTGAACCCCAAATATGTATTTTCTCGCTTTGTTGTCGGTGCAAATAGTCGCATGGCGCACGCCGCAGCTTTAGCCGTAGCTGAATCCCCAGGGCGCGAATTCAATCCATTATTCTTATGCGGCGGTGTCGGATTAGGTAAAACGCATCTGATGCAGGCGATCGGGCATTACCGCCTAGAAATGTGTCCTAATTCCAGAATTTTTTACGTCTCGACCGAGCAATTTACTAACGATCTCATCGCTTCAATTCGGAAAGATAGTATGCAAAGCTTTCGCGAACATTATCGCGCGGCAGATGTACTGTTAGTTGATGATATTCAGTTTATTGAAGGGAAAGAGTACACGCAAGAAGAATTTTTTCATACATTCAATACTTTACACGAAGCTGGTAAGCAAGTTGTTTTGGCTTCTGATCGTCCACCAAATCAAATCCCGCGCTTACAAGAAAGATTGTGTTCGCGCTTCTCGATGGGCTTGATCGCAGATATTCAACCACCAGACTTAGAAACCCGAATGGCAATTTTGCAAAAGAAAGCCGAGTACGAGAATATGCGCTTACCAAGGGAGGTGATTGAGTACATTGCTTTTAACTATAAGTCGAACATTCGCGAACTAGAGGGTGCTTTAATTCGAGCAGTTGCTTATATTTCTATTTCTGGATTATCGATGAATGTCGAAAATATTGCTCCAGTTCTCAATCCACCCGTAGAAAAAGTAGAAGCTTTTCCCGATGCTGTACTCATGGTAGTCGCAGATGAGTTTGATGTTTCTGTCGAAGACCTTAAAGGAAACTCGCGACGCCGGGAAATTAGCTGGGCGCGTCAAATTGGGATGTATTTGATGCGACAACATACGGATTTGAGCTTACCAAGAATTGGCGAAGAATTTGGCGGCAAAGACCATACAACAGTAATATATAGCTGTGACAAAATCGCGCAACTACGCGAAAATGATACAAACTTGGCACAAACATTAAGAGAGTTGAGCGATCGCATTAATCTTGCTAGCCGTCATTCTTCTTAG
- a CDS encoding HhoA/HhoB/HtrA family serine endopeptidase — translation MTINRRNIDPQATNIYTNYAQDDTSHRKRNLLALLQQQNVGYVLTLLTGIGLVSLSGCARPGNMTQTEQSNAQPTPQQPTANTTAAIAPTDPNFVVAAVQKVGPAVVRINAARTVSRQLPAEFDDPILRRFFGIQPNPAQPRQRVVRGTGSGFIISASGQILTNAHVVDGADRVSVTLKDGRTFEGEVVGQDTVTDVAVIQVQANDLPVVPMGNSETLQPGEWVIAIGNPLGLDNTVTAGIISSTERSTSDIGVSDKRVDLIQTDTAINPGNSGGPLLNARGEVIGMNTAIISGAQGLGFAIPINTVQKISQQLITTGEVQHAYLGVQMVTLTPEVRQQLEIESGGEIDVTAEQGILIIRVVPNSPAARAGLRAGDVIQTINNQPVTTTEEVQRLVEGSQVGSQMQIGVQRNGQSQQVAVRLENLPVQSET, via the coding sequence ATGACCATAAACCGCCGCAATATTGACCCACAAGCTACAAATATTTACACTAACTACGCTCAAGATGACACATCCCACAGAAAACGTAATTTATTAGCACTATTGCAGCAGCAAAATGTTGGTTATGTTTTAACATTACTAACAGGAATTGGGTTAGTGAGTCTTAGTGGGTGTGCGCGACCTGGAAATATGACGCAGACCGAACAATCGAACGCGCAACCCACTCCACAGCAACCTACTGCAAATACAACAGCGGCGATCGCCCCGACAGACCCGAATTTTGTTGTTGCAGCCGTGCAAAAGGTAGGACCTGCGGTGGTGCGAATTAATGCGGCGAGAACAGTCTCACGACAGCTACCCGCAGAATTTGATGACCCAATTTTACGCAGATTCTTTGGAATTCAACCGAACCCAGCCCAACCAAGGCAGCGAGTTGTTCGCGGTACAGGGTCAGGATTTATTATTAGTGCGTCGGGTCAGATTTTAACAAATGCGCACGTTGTCGATGGTGCTGATCGAGTCAGTGTCACGCTCAAAGACGGTCGTACGTTTGAAGGCGAAGTGGTAGGACAAGATACGGTGACAGATGTTGCTGTTATTCAAGTTCAAGCTAACGACTTACCTGTAGTTCCTATGGGTAACTCAGAAACGCTACAACCAGGTGAATGGGTAATTGCGATCGGTAATCCGCTAGGGCTAGATAATACGGTAACAGCAGGTATTATTAGTTCTACCGAACGTTCTACAAGTGATATCGGTGTTTCTGATAAGCGCGTTGATTTAATTCAAACTGATACCGCAATTAATCCAGGTAACTCAGGCGGTCCTTTGCTCAATGCGCGGGGTGAAGTTATCGGTATGAATACAGCGATTATCAGCGGTGCTCAAGGATTGGGATTTGCGATTCCTATCAACACAGTACAAAAGATCTCCCAACAACTAATCACCACTGGCGAAGTACAACATGCTTATTTGGGCGTGCAAATGGTAACACTGACACCAGAAGTGAGGCAACAACTTGAGATTGAATCTGGTGGTGAGATCGATGTCACTGCAGAGCAGGGGATTTTAATTATTCGCGTTGTTCCTAATTCTCCCGCCGCACGCGCTGGATTGCGTGCTGGTGATGTCATCCAAACAATCAATAATCAGCCTGTTACAACAACCGAGGAAGTACAACGCTTGGTCGAAGGTAGTCAGGTAGGTAGCCAAATGCAAATTGGCGTCCAGCGCAATGGACAATCTCAGCAAGTAGCCGTGCGGCTGGAAAATCTTCCTGTACAAAGTGAAACTTAA
- the def gene encoding peptide deformylase produces MAEIREVVQLGHPLLRTKAQDVENIEEQRIQTLVDDLIATVGQAQGVGIAAPQVAESFRLFIVASRPNPRYPYAPTMEPTAMINPKILAHSTEVVKGWEGCLSIPGIRGSVPRYQSIEVEYSDRNGKKQKQELTDFVARIFQHELDHLDGIVFLDRMESTLDLVTEQEYQKRIIATSS; encoded by the coding sequence ATGGCAGAAATACGAGAAGTTGTACAGCTTGGTCATCCCTTACTTCGTACCAAAGCACAAGACGTTGAAAACATCGAAGAGCAACGTATCCAAACTCTAGTTGATGATTTAATCGCAACCGTTGGGCAAGCCCAGGGTGTAGGCATTGCGGCGCCGCAAGTTGCTGAGTCGTTTCGCTTATTTATTGTGGCTTCTCGCCCGAATCCTCGGTATCCTTATGCTCCGACAATGGAACCGACCGCGATGATCAATCCCAAAATCTTAGCGCACTCGACAGAAGTCGTGAAAGGTTGGGAAGGTTGTTTGAGTATTCCAGGAATTCGGGGGTCAGTACCACGCTATCAATCCATCGAAGTGGAATATAGCGATCGCAACGGTAAGAAACAAAAGCAAGAGTTAACAGATTTTGTCGCCCGCATCTTTCAACACGAACTCGATCATCTTGATGGCATTGTCTTTTTAGATCGCATGGAAAGTACTTTGGATCTTGTCACTGAGCAAGAGTATCAAAAGCGGATTATTGCTACTTCTTCATAA
- a CDS encoding IS607 family transposase codes for MTKLTISEAAKLKGVSTDTLRRWEEEGKLTPERTSGGHRRYELSELLGIKGESSYTIAYCRVSSPDQKEDMKRQRQVLELFCAQHGWQFEVIEDFGSGMNYSKRGLQRLIRMIASNQVERLVLTHKDRLLRFGSELIFSLCEHFGTEVVIINRTEDSSFEEDLANDVLEIITVFSARLYGSRSHKNKKIVEELRDAAQRI; via the coding sequence ATGACTAAGTTAACAATATCTGAAGCAGCAAAATTAAAAGGAGTTTCCACTGATACATTAAGACGGTGGGAAGAAGAAGGTAAGCTCACACCGGAAAGGACTAGCGGCGGTCATAGGCGTTATGAACTTTCAGAGCTACTAGGCATCAAAGGTGAGTCGTCATACACAATTGCTTATTGCCGTGTGTCAAGCCCTGACCAAAAGGAAGACATGAAAAGGCAGCGCCAAGTGTTAGAGCTATTTTGCGCTCAACATGGTTGGCAATTTGAAGTAATAGAAGACTTTGGTTCAGGCATGAACTACAGCAAGCGCGGTCTACAAAGGCTGATTAGGATGATCGCATCCAACCAAGTAGAACGGTTGGTTCTGACCCACAAAGATAGATTGCTGAGATTTGGCTCAGAGCTAATATTCAGCCTATGTGAACATTTTGGTACTGAGGTAGTGATAATCAACCGCACTGAAGATAGCTCTTTTGAGGAAGATTTGGCTAATGATGTACTTGAAATAATCACAGTGTTTTCAGCACGTTTGTATGGCAGCAGAAGTCACAAGAACAAAAAGATTGTGGAGGAATTGAGAGATGCCGCTCAAAGGATTTAG